A window of Sodalis praecaptivus genomic DNA:
CGAAAGCGTCAACCTTGAGCCAGCTGAAATCAAATTGAAAGCCCGTCGCCCAAATAATCGTGGTAATTCCCGCAGCAGTCAGATTCAGCTCAGACAGGGGGTTAATCAAACATGCCGGATCCGGCAGTAAATCCCACGCTTCTGGCTCTGGCGGTAAATCCAGGCCGTTACGTTCAATATACGCATCCGCATCGCGCAACACATCAAAATAGGCTTTGTCGCCGTCCTCGATATTGTCCCGGAGACCTTCAGCAAAGCGTATCACGCCATCGTTCCAGCTTTGCGTGATCCCCACCAAGGTGATGCCCATGTGCGCCAGACGGCGAAAATCAACGGTTTTACCGCCTTCATAGCCGCTTACCGCAAAAGCGACATGCGCCTTCTTCGGTTTGATTTTGACTTCATCCCACAACCCTAACGCCCCGAGCCACCAGCAATAATCGCGATCGCGATAAGAGCGCGGGGGGCGGTAATGTTCTCCCACCGACAGAAAGACTTCGCGGCCAGACTTTCTCAACTCTTCAGCGATTTGCGTACCGGATGCCCCGGCGCCGACCACTAACACGCCCCCCGCCGCCAGCTGCTGCGGGTTCTTATAGACGCTAGAGTGAATCTGATGCACCCCGCTCGCCGCCGGTACGATGTGCGGGAAAGCGGCCTTTTGGAATGGCCCGGTCGCCGCCACCACGTTATCGGCTTCAAACTCGCCCGCTGAGGTGGTGATCTTGAAACCACGGCGGCCGGCCAGACGCTCCACCCGCTGCACGTCCACGCCGGTACGAATGGGCGCCGCGAGCATCCTGGCGTAATCCTCAAAATATTGCGCCATCCGTTCTTTCGCAGGAAAGGTTTCTTGGGGAATGTTATCGAACTTGAGCGACGGAAAGCGATCGTGCCACGCGGGTCCGTTGGCCACCAAGGAATCCCAGCGTTCCGAACGCCAGCGTTCAGCTATGCGGCTGCGCTCCAAGACAATATGGTCCACGCCCATTAATGCCAAGTGTTCGCTCATCGCAATACCCGCCTGACCGGCACCCACTATTACGGTATTCATTTTTTCTAATGACATGTGACATCCCTAAAGTTTATCGACATTGATCTTTTTCACTGCTGAGGATCATCAGGTTGCGTGTTAAAGATAATTCGGTTTCGCTGATGGCATTGATCGGGTCAATGGCCAATATGTGGCAAACCCCTAGTGCCCGCGATCGCTGTGCATTATTTTCCCCAAGCCTAAATATCTATTGGCAATAATTAGAATCACGGCGGTCACGACGATATAAATTACCGAAAGCGCAGCCAGGGTAGGATCGGCAAATTCACGCACGTAGTTGTACATCGCCACGGGTAAAGTCTGTGTCGCTTGCGTGGTAATAAACAGCGAGGCGGTGAATTCGTTAAAGGAGAGAATGGCCGCAAACAGCCACCCGCCCAACAGCCCGGGTAAAATCAGCGGCACGGTGATAGTCCACACGACGCGCAAGGGCGAAGCGCCGAGGCTGGCGGCCGCCAATTCAATGCGCTGCTCCAGGTTTTGTAACGATACATAGACGCTTTGCAGCACAAACGGCAGCATCAGCACGATGTGGCAAAAGATAACCAAGGGATACCCACGGCCGAGATGTAACTGCGACACCAGCATCAGCAGGCCCAGCCCAATGGTAAAATGGGGAATAAACAGCGGCGACAGCAGCACCCCTTCCAGCACCCGTTTGCAGGGGAAGGCATAACGCTCAATGGCAATCGCCAGCGTGGTGCCGATGATTGCCGCCAGCGTTGATGCCCAGGCGGTAACGGTCAGCCCGGAGAAAAGGCCGTGGCGGAAATCAGCGTAATTCACCGCGCGCGTAAACCAGCGCAGCGACCAGCTCTTGGGCGGGAAAAACAGCACCGACGTGCCGCTAAAAGCGGAAATAAACACCACCACGGTGGGCAGCAGCACGAAAATCAGAATGGCCGCCACCAGCAGGCGCCCGGCCAGGGTAATCAATCTATCGTTTAATGAACGGGTCATCTTACTGCTCCCCCAACGCGCGCAAGACACGGGTCATGCGTTTGATGGCCATCAGCAGCACCACCGTCAGGATTAGGCCGGCGATGCTCAGCGCGGCGGCAAACGGGAAGTTCATGGACGAAAATCCCAGTTGATAAACAAGCGTTGCCACCGTACTGACGCGACCGCCGCCAATAAGCTGGGGCGTGGCGAAGGCGCTAAACGTCCAGGCAAAAGCGGTAGCCAAGCTTGAGACAATGCCTGGAATCGACAGCGGGATCGTGACCGTCAAAAGCGTGCGTATCGGGCCTGCGCCCAGACTGGTCGCGGCTTTTTCATAGTCCGGGTCGATATGGGACAGCGCGGCGGCCAGCATCAGGACCATGATAGGCATGGTGACATGGACCAGCGCGACCACGACACCTATCTGCGTGAACATAAACTGGAACGGGGTGTGAATAATGCCGAGCCCCAACAGCAGGCTATTCAGAAAGCCGCTGTTGCCCAGCACGATAATCCACGAATAGGTGCGCACCACTTCCCCAAGAAAAAGCGGCGAGATGGCGATAATCATGATGGTGGATTTCATCAGGGTGGTGCGGGCGCGAATGAAACCATACGCCAGCGGATAGCTCATCAGAAGGCCAAATACCGCCGTTTTTGCGCTCAGCGCCACCGTGGTCATAAAGGCCTCGGCATAAAGGGATTTAAACAGGCCAGTGAAGTTAGCCAAGGTCAATCCGCCCACGTCCAGCGAACCCGGGATATAGGCCCGCACGCTGAATTGCATCACGGCGAACATGGCCACAATCAGCCCAAGCGCGGTCAGCGCGGCGGGAATAATGAACCAGGGTAGAAATGCCGGATTTCTTGTCATCAACGAAGCTACCTCAATTAATCTGTCGCGGCCCGCCATCGCGCGCGGGCGGCTAAGGCCGACCATGCCTCTTAATGGGACATGATGTTTTCCGAAAACCATTGGCGCCATTCCGCCGTTTTTTCAGCACGCAGTTGCGGGTCGGTATTGATAGTGGCATCCCATTGGGCGGCGGTGGTCAACATGCCCGGCAGTTTCGCCAGTTCCGGGTCGATATGCGCGTTGTTCACCGTGGGACTACCGCGGTAGATTTTCGCCACCTGTTCTTGGATCTCCGGCTTGAGGGCGATATTGATAAACCGGTAGGCCAGCTCGGCACGGGGGCTGCCTTTATTGATAGCGACAGTGTCCACGCCGAGGATGGCTCCCTCTTTCGGCACGGCAAGCTTAATGTCAACGCCTTCCGCCATCATGCTATAGGCGTTCATCGACAACATCACTTGTACCGGCGTTTCCCCGGTCGAGATCAGCTGCTGACTATTGGCGTCATTGGTATAAAAGGATTTAATGTTGGGAATCAACGCTTTCAATTTTTCTTGGCCTTGTTGCCAATGCGCGGCATCGGCGCCAGAGAGTTTCGCCGCCACGGCGATAATATGGCTCGGATCCCAATCCGGTAGCGCCAGCGTGCCCTTGAGTTCGGGTTTCCACAGATCATTCCAACTGCCGAAGGTTTCGCCCTTTGGCACCAAATCGGGACGATAGCCGATGGTGTAAACGTAGCCCCACACGCCAAGGTGATACGGACTGACTTTGGCCTGCTGCACCAAATTGGCCCCGTTGGGGATTTTAGTCATATCCAGTTTTTCAAACAGGCCGCTATTGGCATACAAGTAGCCGACATGTGCAGTGGTAAAGGTAACGTCGCTTTCCGGTGATGGGCCCGCCAGTTTGGCTTTATTCAACCGGTCTATGGTGCCCCCGGTGACAAACTGCACCTCCGCGCCGGTTTCTTTGGTGAATTCCTTGGCAATGGTTTCATCAATCAGATCTTTAAAACTGCCGCCCCAGGTGCTGACGATCAATTTATCCGCGGCCTGGGTATTGCCTGCACTAGCAACACTTGCCGTCAACAAGGTTAACGCCCAAATCTTACGCAACATATTCTCATCTCCCATAAATGAAACGGCTGACGCAAATGCATCCCTCCCCCGCCGGCTTGCGCCGCGCCAAAGCACGGCGTAAGCGGAAGCTTTGCATGGAGGGGATTCTGCCGTTGCGGCGCCAGGGGGTAAAACAGTATTTCCCTCGCTCTTGCGTCGGAATTTCTGATGCTAAAAACACGCCGCGACATCAAGGTTTTTTCAGCGTTGGGTTAAACGCGATATCTTGGCGGCGGTGAATCCCTCTGCGGCGAATGATGCGAGAATGTTATTGTGCGGTTTTCGGCATGATAAATGCATGTTAATCGACACTTGCAAAATGACTGGCGCGACACGAGCGCGTCAGCGCTATCGGGAGAACCTGCATGCTCAGTCGCATCACTCAGCGTCAGCTGGAATATTTTGTCGCTTCCGGGGAAGCGGGCAGCATCATCGGCGCATCGGAACGCATTCACGTATCATCGCCGTCGATTTCCGCCGCCATTACCCATATCGAATCCGAACTCGGCGTCCAGCTGTTTGTACGCCACCATGCGCAAGGCGTGTCGCTCACCGCTATCGGCCATCAGGTACTCAAAGAGGCCAAGCTGATTTTGGAGCAAATGTCGAACCTGTACACCATTGCGTCGGAATCGCTGAATAACGTGCGCGGTCCGCTGCGCGTTGGCTGTCTTGATACCTTGGCGCCAATGTTGACGCCGGAGCTGGTCTTCGGCTTTGGCCGCTCCTTTCCCGGCGTGCGTATCACGTTGGTCGAGGGCAATCATGAACAATTGCTAAAACAGTTGCGCTCGGCCGATATCGACATCGCGCTGACCTATGATCTGGTCCCCGCCAGCGATATTGCTTTTGCCTCTTTGGCGCAGTTGCCGCCGTATTTGATGGTCGGCGAGCATCATCCCCTCGCCACGCAATCGGCGGTGACGCTCCAGGATTTGGCCGATTTGCCGATGGTGCTGCTGGATATCCCGTGGAGCCGCGAATACTTTCTCGGCCTGTTTAGCGAAGCGGGCGTGGCGCCCAATATCGTGATGCGTTCAAGCAATTTGGAGGTGGTACGCGCCATGGTGGCGAACGGCGTCGGTTTTGGCATCGCCAACGTGCGGCCGAAAGCCAATTTGTCCCAGGATGGTAAACGCGTGATACGTGTCCGCCTGGCCGGGGTCAATAAGCCCATGCAGTTGGGTTATGCCACCGTGGCGCACGTCCAGCATTCGATGGTGGTAAATGCCTTCGCGGAACGCTGCCGCATGTTTATCTCGAACCAGTATATTCCCGGTATGGCGGCGCCAAGCTATTTTGATCCGCAAGTGGTGAAGGTGGCGTAATCCGCGGATTGCTCCTCTGATTATCGCGGCGCTGGGTTAATACCCGCGCTGCGGCAACACCTGATTGACCACCGCCTCACCGCGCGCAACGCGCTGGATATTGTCAGCCACCTGACGCGCGGCGGAAGCGGGATTCGCCACCGAGGCCAAATGCGGCGTAATAAGCACATTTTCCATTCCCCAGAGGGGATCGTCCGGCGGCAGAGGCTCGCTGTCGAACACGTCCAAGGTGGCTTCGGCGATCCGGCCGTGGCTTAAGGCCTGCGTCAGCGCCGTTTGGTCGACAATCGCCCCGCGCGAGACATTGATAAACGCACAACCTTGGGGCAATTGCGCCAGCCTGTCGGCGCTCAGCAACCCTTGCGTTTGCGGGGTCAAGGGCAACATCACCACCAAAATGTCGCTGTTTGCAAGGAAATCCCCCAGCGCCGGCAAGCCACTGTGGCATAAAATACCCGTCAGGTGTTTTTGCGAACGCGACCAACCGCGCACATCAAAGCCCTGGCGCGCCAATTCCAATGCCGCATGGGCCCCGAGCTCCCCTAACCCCAGCACGCCCACGCGAACGCTATGCGGCGGGCGCGGATGCAAATAATGCCAGCGACGGGCACGCTGCGCGCGTTCAAACGCGGGGATATCGCGCGCATAACGGAGTACCGCGAACAGCACGTAACCCGCCATCATGCGCGCCATATCCGGATCGGAGAGACGGATAATGGGGATATCGGGAAGATCGTCACGCCCCAGGAGCGAATCGACGCCGGCGCCGAGATTGACCAGCAGTTTTAAGTTGCGATAAGGGGCGAAAAAGCCGTGGGGCGGTCTCCACACCAACGCATAATGCACCGTGTCGACATGTTGCACGTCTTGCGCGCGACAAAGCGCGACCCCCGGTAGATGCGGTTGCAGCAGCGCCGACCACGCCTCGAAACTGTCGTACTCGCTATAGAACACTAATGTGCTCATGACGCTTTCGCCTGGATCAGCGCGACGATCGCCTCAATGGCCAATTCGTACCCCAGTACGCCAAGCCCGGCGATCACCCCGGTGGCGGCTTTTGACACCATCGAATGGTGCCGGAACGGTTCGCGCTGCCAGATGTTGCTCATATGCGCTTCGATTATCGGCCCGTCATACATCAGCAAACCATCCAGAATGGGGACGGAGCTGTAGGTTAACCCGGCGGCATTGATTATCAGCCCATCGGCCTGCTGGCGCGCCTCTTGGATCCAGTCAACGATGACGCCTTCATGATTACTTTGGCGAAATTGCAGTTCGACGCCCAAGGCCTGCGCGCGACGCTGGCAGCGCTCGCCAATGCTGGCAAAGCTTTCACGACCATAGGTTCCGCCCTTGTCCATGCCGTACAGGTTAGCGTTGGGACCATTGAGGAAAAAAATCTGTGATGACATAGGATCTCCCGATTACGCGTGCGGATGTGTGGCCGCCATCGCGGGATGGGCAGCGAACCTGGCGAACCAGGCGGCGGTCAAGGGATAGGCTTTGCGCCAGTTGAGATCGGCGAAACGAAAATCGAGATAGCCGAGGCCGCAACCCAGGGTGATAAGCCCGATCTCTTCGGGCTCAGTGTTAAACTGCGCAGCGTGGCGCTCTATTTCCGCAAGCGTGGCGGCCACTTTCGTTAGCTGCGCGTCAGCCCACGGTGACCACTGCCTGTCGGCCGGACGCGCGCTGTATTCGTAACGCGCAAGCAATGCGGCATCGAGCAGCCCGTCCCCCAACGCCTGACGCGTCAGGCATCGCCAGCGCGCGTCACCGGCTGGGGGAAACAGCGTGCCGTGGGCATAGGCATTGAGGTATTCACAAATCACCCGGCTGTCATACAGGCACAAACCGGCCGCGGTGCGCAGTGCCGGGACTTTCGCCAGGGGATTAAAGGCGGCAATGCGCTCATCGCGTTCAATGGGATGCGCCGCGCAATCAAGCCACTCAATGTCTTGCGCCAGCCCAAGACAATGGGCGGTGACCATGACTTTACGCACATAGGGGGACGTGCTGGCGTAATAGAGCTGCATCATGCTGCTTTCTCCAGATGATCCACCGCGAGCAGGACCTTGCCGATGTTCGCATTGGATTCCAAAATACGATGCGCCTGCGCGGCGTCTGCCAGGGGCAGAGTGCGGTGGATAACCGGCGCAAGTCTGCCCTCCGCCAGCAGCGGCAGCAAATGGGTGTGAAGACACTGCGCCAAGCGCGCTTTTTCCGCCGGGCTTTTAGGGCGCAGCGTCGAGGAGGTTAACGTCAAACCTTTGCGCATCACCTGTTGCAGGTCGAGCTCGATTGTCGCCCCCTGCATGAAAGACAGGCTGATATGCCGCCCGCCAGGCGCCAGCACGCTCAGATTGCGCGCCACCCCCTCGCCGCCGACGTTATCGAGCACCACATCGACGCCGCGTCCCTGCGTCTGCGCCAGGGTCACCGCCACGAAATCTTCCTCGTGTCGGTCTATCGCGCGCCAGACACCGAGACGCGCGAGCGCGGCGATTTTGTCCGCCCCGCCCGCCACGGCGATGACGCGTGCGCCGCAGCGTCTGGCACATTGGATCGCAAAGGTACCGACACCGCTGGCGGCCCCGTGGATCAACACCGTTTCCCCCGGCATCAACCTGCCACGTTCAAAAAGGTTGTGCCAGACGGTGAAGGCCGCTTCCGGCACGCCGGCGGCATGGGCGAGGGGTAAACATGCCGGCACCGGTAAGCACAGCTCGGCGCGGGCCAGGCAATACTGCGCGTAGCCGCCGCCGTTGACCAGCGCCATGACCGCTGCGCCCATCGCCGGCGGGTCAACGCCTGCGCCCTGCGCCACGACGGTGCCGGACACTTCCAGCCCCAGCACCGCCGTCACCCCCGGCGGCGGCGGCATGCCGGCACGCTGCATAATATCCGGGCGATTGACGCCGGCGCTGGCGACGCGGATCAGCACCTCCCCGGGTGCCGGCCGCGGTACGCCCAGCTCGACCAGTTGTAGTACCTCGGGACCGCCGGGTTCGCGGGCAATGACCGCCTTCATCATGTTGGGTATCATCTCAATTCATCCTTGTGTCGCGGCGCTAAAGGCGCACACGCCTTCATCAGTAAAAGTGATACCGACCACGCTACCCACCGGCCAGCATCGCAAGGCATCCAGTCCGGACTGACGCGCGAACAGCGTAGCGCTGCCGAGCGCGGGTACATCCAGATGCACATCAACGTGATCCCCCTGAAACACGTGGTGGACAACGGTGGCGCTGAGAAACGCCTGCGGGCCCAGCGCGGTGAGCTGAATATTTTCTGGACGTACATACACCGCCACCCGCTCGCCCACCGTCCCCTTGACCCGCGCGGCAGGCAAACGCAACGCATTGCCGCCCAACTCCAGTACCGCGGTGTTATCCTGGCGGGCATACATTGCGGGCAAGATGTTGACGTCACCGACAAAGCCCGCGACAAACGGATCTTGCGGCCTGCGATAGATTTCGTCGGGTGTGCCAATTTGGTGCACCCGCCCCGCCGACATCACCACCACCCGATCGCTCATGCTCAGCGCCTCGCCCTGATCGTGGGTGACGAACACCGCGGTCACGCCGAGCTTGCGCACTATCGCTTTTAGCTCGACCTGCATCGATAAGCGCAAATTCTTGTCCAGCGCGGAGAACGGTTCATCGAGCAGCAACACCTTCGGGCGGATGACCAACGCGCGGGCCAACGCCACGCGCTGCTGTTGGCCGCCGGATAACTCACGCGGTTTGCGCTTGCCATAGCCGGCCAACTTGACCAGCGCCAGCGCCTGCTCGACGCGTTCAGTGATTTCCGCCTTCGGCACGCCGCGCATGCGCAGCCCATAGCCGACGTTTTTTTCCACCGTCATATGCGGAAACAGCGCGTAATTTTGCAAGACGATGCCGATTTCGCGCTTATACGGCGGAATGTCGGTGACCAAATCGCCATCGATAAAGATTTCGCCCACGTCCGACTCGGTGAATCCGGCGATCAAATTCAATAAGGTGGTTTTACCGCAGCCGGAAGGACCGAGCAGCGTCATAAATTCCCCTTCCGCGATCATCAAGGACACCTGATGTAACGCGACGGTAGCGCCAAAGCGTTTGAGTACCCCATCTAACCGAACAGCGATAGGGGGTTTATGCGGCACGGCACGGTCCTCGCCGGACGGCCGCAAGGTAATAACCTCTTGACTTACCATGAATTCTCCCAAAATTGAGGCGATGACGGCGGGTCATAAGCATAAGGCTTCGGGACGCCGCACGAATGAGTACTTCGCGAAGCCCTGGTTTGGAAAACAGAAAGCAGACGTGATAGCCGGCATGATGGCGCGCGATAAACGATCATTGACACAGCCATCGGGCCAGGCGGCGCAACATGGCGTCACAGGCCGTTAATTGTTCGAGACGAATGAATTCGTCAGGTCTATGGCCCTGCGCCATACTGCCCGGCCCACATATCACGCTGGGAATCCCCGCCTGTTGGTATAAACCGCCTTCGGTGCCAAAAGCCACGGTAGCAAAGGGGAGTGAATCGGTGAGAAAGGCCAACAAGCGCGCGGCCGGGCTATCCGCGGCGGTATCGAGCCCGGGATAGCCACTAATCGGGTAAATGTGGATTGCCGTGTCTTGATTGACCGCGCGCATTTGCGGCAACAGCTCGTTTTGCGCGTAGTGTCGCAGTTCTTCCGCTACCCGTTGCGCATCGTCTCGCGGCAGCGTACGGATTTCAAAATCGAAAGAGCATTCGGCGGCGACAATATTGAGCGCGCGACCGCCCTGGATAACGCCGGTCTGCACGGTGGTAAACGGCGGGCTAAAGCGCGCATCCTGGTGCTCCGGCGCGGCCAGGCGCTCCCCTATCCGGGTCAAATAATGAATCAACTTTGCCGCGTATTCGATAGCGTTCACCCCTTGGGGCGCGTAGGCCGAATGGCAGGGAGATCCTTTAACATCGCAGCGCAGACCCAGTTTACCTTTGTGCCCTAACACCGGTTGTAATTCCGTCGGCTCACCGATGAGGCAAATATGCGGTTTTTCCGGGCACTGCGCCAGCGCATCCAATAAGGTCCGCACGCCCAGGCACCCGACTTCTTCATCATAGGAAATGGCCAAATGCAGAGGCTGCACCAGGGGTTGCGCCAAAAAATGCGGCACCGCCGCCAATATGCAGGCAATAAAGCCCTTCATATCCGCCGTGCCGCGTCCATACAGCTTGCCGTCGCGCTCGGTCAGGGCAAACGGGGGGACGCTCCAGGCTTGTCCATCCACCGGCACCACATCGCCATGCCCCGCCAGCATGACGCCGCCATCCCCCGCCGGGCCGATCCGGGCATAAAGATTGGCCTTGCTACCTTCACCGTTATGAATCAATTCACAACCGACGCCCAACGCCGTTAAGTAGCGCTGGATAAACGCGATCAGCAATAAATTGGATTCGCGACTGGTGGTATCAAACGCCACCAGCTGTTCTAGGAGTTCTCGACTGCTCAGCATTGCGCGTCCTCGCCGTTTACACGTCGCCCGGCACGCCGTAGCTCGGGGCCTGGGTGGGATCGAGCGCACGGGTAACGTAATCCTGCATCTGCGGCTGGTACGCTCGCCACAGTTTGCCGAGTTCGGCGATAGGGTCGCCGTCGCTCCAATCCACGCGCAGATCGATTAGCGGCCACGCCTGCTCATCCACGATCGCGAGCGCAGCGGAATGTACCGGCCCCGCTTCGCCGCCCGCGGCCGCGCCACACGCCAGTGCCACCCACAGCCGGTCCGCCAGGTGCCCCTGCCGTCCCGCGAACGCGGCCACCATGGCCGAGATAACCTCCTGATTCGCTAACAAATTACCTGCTGCAACGCAATCCACACCCGTGAGGGCGTGATGGATACCCAGGGTGTGCTCGCCGCTAAAGCAGGCGCTTTGCCCATCGACAGACAGCACCGTCACCTGGCGATAGTGACTGTAGGTGTCGCTGGCTAACCCGGCTTTGAGCGCGGCGTCTACCGTATCCCCTTCCTGCAACCGGTCGAGAATACGTGGCCCGAGCGCCGGCAGGGTGATATTTTGCGTGGCAACCGCGCCGACCCCGGCGCGTACCCACGGGCAACGCGCCCCGACGGCAATACTCGAAGAACTGATGGCAATGCCCAGTTGCCGGGTTTGCGCACAGCGCCCTACGATGGATAACGTCATCGCTATGCTCTCCTTATTGCGGTTGCCCGTCTTCGGGGATGACGGCGATGACATCAATTTCCATCAGCCATTCCGGCTGGCCTAATCCGGAAATGACCAAACCGGTGGAAATCGGAAACACCCCCTGCAACCATTTGCCAATCACCTGATACACCGGTTCGCGATAGCGTGGGTCAATAATGTAGGTCGTGGTTTTGACGATATGAGACAAGTCACTCCCCGCTTCTTCCAGCAACTGTTTCACGTTTTTCATCGCCTGCTCGGCCTGTGCCGCCGGGTCACCCAACCCGACCAGATTCCCATCAAAGTCGGTGCCGATCTGGCCGCGGACATAGACGGTATTGCCGGCGCGTACCGCCTGACAAAGATCGTTGGAGAGCGTTTGATTCGGGTAAGTGTCTTTCGTATTGAATTTGCGAATGCGTGTATGCGTACTCATGGTGTCCTGCCAAGAAAGGGGGAATGTTACTGGCAAGGTATAGCGTTATTCGCCCGGCGGGCAAAATAGCATTTACCCGCGGCAGTGCTTTGAAAAAACCGAAGATACGCGGTATTGATGGCAAAGCGGCACCGCGGCGTTCGACTCTGTCGTTTTCCGGGAACCTGTCGGCACCCTGACCCTTGAATGTAGGGCGGAACAGCGCATGCGCCGGCAGTGACGCGGAAAGAACCGGTGAAGGCATCGCCGTCAGCGGGTGGCCGGCCGGTATCGCTTTAGCATTTCGTCAGCGGCGCTATGCCTGCGCAACGCGGCCAAGATGGACAGCCGCCAATTAACAACGGGCAAACGCGCTGGTTCTCAATTTTCTAACCACTGCTTCGTCAAGATAAAACCACCTGACAGCTAAATTCACTTATAGTAGGCCCTGTTGAATACGGTCATTGATTCACTTTTTCCGCCACAGCACAGTAATTAAAAGTCGGTTTTTGGGTAAGGGGTCATGAGGGCGATTAGCGCTGACAATCCACCCGGTATAATGAATTAAATAAGTACACTCCATTTGGATATCGGGTAATTTCTCGAATTTGACGAAATAACACCAGCACAGATGGCGGTCAACCCCAACCCGTAACGAGGTGAATTTTGAAATCTATTGCGATTCGTTTTGTCATGCTCGCCACTTTGGTGTTTTCAGAAACAGCGGTCTCTGCTGAGAAACTTATTTTCGGCAATGAAGGCAGCTACCCGCCCTTCAGCATTGTGGACACCGCGGGCAAGCTTACCGGCGTGGAACCTGAGCTGGCGCGGGAGATGTGCAAACGTATGAATGTCGAGTGCGACATCGTGGTGATGGATTTCAAAGCCCTGATCCCCGCGTTGCTTGCCAAGAAACTTGACGGTGTCACCACCCAAATCAAACCCTCCCCGGAGCGTAAAGCGAAAGTGCTCTTCGGCATGCCTATCG
This region includes:
- a CDS encoding 2-hydroxyacid dehydrogenase; its protein translation is MSTLVFYSEYDSFEAWSALLQPHLPGVALCRAQDVQHVDTVHYALVWRPPHGFFAPYRNLKLLVNLGAGVDSLLGRDDLPDIPIIRLSDPDMARMMAGYVLFAVLRYARDIPAFERAQRARRWHYLHPRPPHSVRVGVLGLGELGAHAALELARQGFDVRGWSRSQKHLTGILCHSGLPALGDFLANSDILVVMLPLTPQTQGLLSADRLAQLPQGCAFINVSRGAIVDQTALTQALSHGRIAEATLDVFDSEPLPPDDPLWGMENVLITPHLASVANPASAARQVADNIQRVARGEAVVNQVLPQRGY
- a CDS encoding LysR family transcriptional regulator, encoding MLSRITQRQLEYFVASGEAGSIIGASERIHVSSPSISAAITHIESELGVQLFVRHHAQGVSLTAIGHQVLKEAKLILEQMSNLYTIASESLNNVRGPLRVGCLDTLAPMLTPELVFGFGRSFPGVRITLVEGNHEQLLKQLRSADIDIALTYDLVPASDIAFASLAQLPPYLMVGEHHPLATQSAVTLQDLADLPMVLLDIPWSREYFLGLFSEAGVAPNIVMRSSNLEVVRAMVANGVGFGIANVRPKANLSQDGKRVIRVRLAGVNKPMQLGYATVAHVQHSMVVNAFAERCRMFISNQYIPGMAAPSYFDPQVVKVA
- a CDS encoding NAD(P)H-quinone oxidoreductase, coding for MIPNMMKAVIAREPGGPEVLQLVELGVPRPAPGEVLIRVASAGVNRPDIMQRAGMPPPPGVTAVLGLEVSGTVVAQGAGVDPPAMGAAVMALVNGGGYAQYCLARAELCLPVPACLPLAHAAGVPEAAFTVWHNLFERGRLMPGETVLIHGAASGVGTFAIQCARRCGARVIAVAGGADKIAALARLGVWRAIDRHEEDFVAVTLAQTQGRGVDVVLDNVGGEGVARNLSVLAPGGRHISLSFMQGATIELDLQQVMRKGLTLTSSTLRPKSPAEKARLAQCLHTHLLPLLAEGRLAPVIHRTLPLADAAQAHRILESNANIGKVLLAVDHLEKAA
- a CDS encoding flavin-containing monooxygenase, producing the protein MSLEKMNTVIVGAGQAGIAMSEHLALMGVDHIVLERSRIAERWRSERWDSLVANGPAWHDRFPSLKFDNIPQETFPAKERMAQYFEDYARMLAAPIRTGVDVQRVERLAGRRGFKITTSAGEFEADNVVAATGPFQKAAFPHIVPAASGVHQIHSSVYKNPQQLAAGGVLVVGAGASGTQIAEELRKSGREVFLSVGEHYRPPRSYRDRDYCWWLGALGLWDEVKIKPKKAHVAFAVSGYEGGKTVDFRRLAHMGITLVGITQSWNDGVIRFAEGLRDNIEDGDKAYFDVLRDADAYIERNGLDLPPEPEAWDLLPDPACLINPLSELNLTAAGITTIIWATGFQFDFSWLKVDAFDEKGLPFHKRGISAERGIYFLGLPNLVNRASSFIYGVWHDAKYIADHIALQQAYNDYSKP
- a CDS encoding ABC transporter permease, which gives rise to MTRSLNDRLITLAGRLLVAAILIFVLLPTVVVFISAFSGTSVLFFPPKSWSLRWFTRAVNYADFRHGLFSGLTVTAWASTLAAIIGTTLAIAIERYAFPCKRVLEGVLLSPLFIPHFTIGLGLLMLVSQLHLGRGYPLVIFCHIVLMLPFVLQSVYVSLQNLEQRIELAAASLGASPLRVVWTITVPLILPGLLGGWLFAAILSFNEFTASLFITTQATQTLPVAMYNYVREFADPTLAALSVIYIVVTAVILIIANRYLGLGKIMHSDRGH
- a CDS encoding type II 3-dehydroquinate dehydratase encodes the protein MSSQIFFLNGPNANLYGMDKGGTYGRESFASIGERCQRRAQALGVELQFRQSNHEGVIVDWIQEARQQADGLIINAAGLTYSSVPILDGLLMYDGPIIEAHMSNIWQREPFRHHSMVSKAATGVIAGLGVLGYELAIEAIVALIQAKAS
- a CDS encoding ABC transporter substrate-binding protein, producing the protein MLRKIWALTLLTASVASAGNTQAADKLIVSTWGGSFKDLIDETIAKEFTKETGAEVQFVTGGTIDRLNKAKLAGPSPESDVTFTTAHVGYLYANSGLFEKLDMTKIPNGANLVQQAKVSPYHLGVWGYVYTIGYRPDLVPKGETFGSWNDLWKPELKGTLALPDWDPSHIIAVAAKLSGADAAHWQQGQEKLKALIPNIKSFYTNDANSQQLISTGETPVQVMLSMNAYSMMAEGVDIKLAVPKEGAILGVDTVAINKGSPRAELAYRFINIALKPEIQEQVAKIYRGSPTVNNAHIDPELAKLPGMLTTAAQWDATINTDPQLRAEKTAEWRQWFSENIMSH
- a CDS encoding ABC transporter permease codes for the protein MTRNPAFLPWFIIPAALTALGLIVAMFAVMQFSVRAYIPGSLDVGGLTLANFTGLFKSLYAEAFMTTVALSAKTAVFGLLMSYPLAYGFIRARTTLMKSTIMIIAISPLFLGEVVRTYSWIIVLGNSGFLNSLLLGLGIIHTPFQFMFTQIGVVVALVHVTMPIMVLMLAAALSHIDPDYEKAATSLGAGPIRTLLTVTIPLSIPGIVSSLATAFAWTFSAFATPQLIGGGRVSTVATLVYQLGFSSMNFPFAAALSIAGLILTVVLLMAIKRMTRVLRALGEQ
- a CDS encoding glutathione S-transferase → MMQLYYASTSPYVRKVMVTAHCLGLAQDIEWLDCAAHPIERDERIAAFNPLAKVPALRTAAGLCLYDSRVICEYLNAYAHGTLFPPAGDARWRCLTRQALGDGLLDAALLARYEYSARPADRQWSPWADAQLTKVAATLAEIERHAAQFNTEPEEIGLITLGCGLGYLDFRFADLNWRKAYPLTAAWFARFAAHPAMAATHPHA